In Coturnix japonica isolate 7356 chromosome 7, Coturnix japonica 2.1, whole genome shotgun sequence, one DNA window encodes the following:
- the LOC107316746 gene encoding retinol dehydrogenase 7-like, with protein sequence MSTRRYLVSLQMSPLNLSFSDSLHIVILASILSLIIYWLIRDRHRVRDLSEKYVFITGCDTTLGNALAKWLDKRGFCVIAACANEKEGQELLSCSSLSLKTVDLDLADSSSISRAVLFVTEETAGKGLFGLVNAAEGATPAAPTDWLRIDDFHSVLDVNLLGLIEITLKLLPLLKKAEGRVVNLINAKGFMAFVGGGYNLSKWGMESFSDILRRDIQHFGVKVSIVGHSFFNTKVNSSIMERDLLRLWNRLPNDIRDSYGEKYFSEYRKAQRSSVKRLCNSDISKVIKCMEHALLAKYPRTRYGAGWDAKFFWLFLYYAPSCLSDMLFHMMLPAPAASGSSVPGALINI encoded by the exons ATGAGCACCCGGAGGTACCTGGTGAGCTTGCAGATGTCTCCCCTAAAC ctttcattttcagactcACTGCACATAGTGATTCTGGCTTCCATACTTTCTCTCATCATTTACTGGCTCATCAGAGACCGTCACAGAGTTAGAGACCTGAGTGAAAAGTATGTCTTCATAACAGGCTGTGACACCACACTTGGAAATGCACTGGCCAAGTGGCTTGACAAAAGGGGATTTTGTGTCATTGCTGCATGTGCCAATGAAAAAGAAGGCCAAGAACTACTGTCCTGCTCCTCACTTTCCCTGAAGACAGTGGATCTGGACTTGGCTGactccagcagcatctccagggCTGTACTATTTGTGACAGAGGAAACAGCAGGCAAGG GGCTTTTTGGCTTGGTGAACGCTGCTGAAGGAGCAAcacctgcagcacccactgACTGGCTGAGGATTGATGACTTCCACTCAGTGCTGGATGTTAATCTACTGGGACTGATTGAAATCACGCTCAAGCTTCTACCACTTCTGAAAAAAGCCGAGGGAAGAGTGGTCAATCTAATCAATGCTAAAGGCTTCATGGCATTTGTAGGGGGTGGCTACAACTTGTCCAAATGGGGCATGGAATCTTTCTCCGACATCTTACG gaGAGATATTCAGCACTTCGGAGTGAAAGTAAGCATTGTTGGGCACAGTTTCTTCAACACAAAAGTTAATTCAAGTATCATGGAGAGAGACCTCCTAAGACTTTGGAACAGACTGCCTAATGATATCAGAGATTCCTAtggagaaaaatacttttctgaat aTAGAAAAGCTCAAAGATCATCAGTGAAAAGACTGTGCAACTCTGATATTTCTAAGGTCATAAAATGCATGGAACATGCCCTGTTAGCAAAGTACCCCAGGACACGATATGGAGCTGGATGGGATGCAAAGTTCTTTTGGCTGTTCCTCTACTATGCCCCGAGCTGTTTATCTGACATGCTGTTTCACATGATgcttccagctccagcagctaGTGGGAGTTCAGTCCCTGGTGCTCTAATCAACATCTAG
- the DHRS9 gene encoding dehydrogenase/reductase SDR family member 9 isoform X1 — protein MIFYILLFLSISSLWWYWKTRDGGKVANLTGKYIFITGCDTGFGNMAAKIFDKKGFRVLASCLTEKGAKELQAAASNQLQTVLLDVRDSNSIKKAAAWIKAEVQSEGLWGLVNNAGIMGPTAPTDWLDIEHFREPIEVNLIGLINVTINMLPLIKQAKGRIVNVSSIGGRIAFCGGGYCPSKFGVEGFNDSLRRDMKAFGVKVSCIQPGLFKTPLTDLTKILKEKEVIWNQLPHDTKKQYGEEYFQKDVAKKEKLSKACLNTDISLVVECMEHALTSVHPWAHYVVGQDAKWFWTPLSRMPTDVQDFLLLRNREKPAVSHRK, from the exons ATGATATTCTATATACTGCTCTTTCTCAGCATCAGCTCTCTGTGGTGGTACTGGAAGACAAGAGATGGGGGGAAGGTTGCAAACCTCACTGGCAAATACATATTCATCACTGGATGTGACACAGGATTTGGAAATATGGCAGCAAAGATTTTTGATAAAAAGGGATTCCGAGTTCTTGCCAGCTGCCTGACTGAAAAAGGAGCTAAGGAGCTACAAGCTGCAGCTTCCAATCAGCTTCagactgtgctgctggatgtgAGAGATTCAAACAGCATTAAGAAAGCAGCAGCGTGGATCAAAGCTGAAGTCCAGTCAGAAG gtCTCTGGGGACTTGTTAATAATGCTGGAATTATGGGGCCAACTGCTCCTACAGACTGGTTGGATATTGAGCATTTCAGAGAGCCAATTGAAGTTAATTTAATTGGGCTCATAAATGTGACAATAAATATGCTTCCCTTGATAAAACAAGCAAAGGGAAGAATAGTAAATGTATCCAGTATTGGAGGTCGAATAGCTTTCTGTGGAGGAGGCTACTGCCCTTCAAAGTTTGGGGTAGAAGGATTTAATGACAGCTTAAG GAGAGACATGAAAGCTTTTGGAGTTAAAGTTTCCTGCATTCAACCTGGGCTGTTCAAAACACCGCTAACTGATCTAACGAAGattctgaaagagaaggaggTTATTTGGAATCAGCTTCCCCACGACACTAAAAAGCAATATGGAGAGGAGTATTTTCAGAAAG ATgtggcaaagaaagaaaagctctccAAGGCCTGTCTTAACACAGACATTTCACTCGTTGTTGAGTGCATGGAGCATGCCCTAACAAGCGTCCATCCATGGGCCCATTATGTAGTTGGCCAGGATGCTAAGTGGTTCTGGACTCCTCTTTCAAGAATGCCAACAGATGTGCAAGACTTCTTActtctgagaaacagagaaaagccTGCGGTTTCCCATAGAAAGTAA
- the DHRS9 gene encoding dehydrogenase/reductase SDR family member 9 isoform X2: MAAKIFDKKGFRVLASCLTEKGAKELQAAASNQLQTVLLDVRDSNSIKKAAAWIKAEVQSEGLWGLVNNAGIMGPTAPTDWLDIEHFREPIEVNLIGLINVTINMLPLIKQAKGRIVNVSSIGGRIAFCGGGYCPSKFGVEGFNDSLRRDMKAFGVKVSCIQPGLFKTPLTDLTKILKEKEVIWNQLPHDTKKQYGEEYFQKDVAKKEKLSKACLNTDISLVVECMEHALTSVHPWAHYVVGQDAKWFWTPLSRMPTDVQDFLLLRNREKPAVSHRK, from the exons ATGGCAGCAAAGATTTTTGATAAAAAGGGATTCCGAGTTCTTGCCAGCTGCCTGACTGAAAAAGGAGCTAAGGAGCTACAAGCTGCAGCTTCCAATCAGCTTCagactgtgctgctggatgtgAGAGATTCAAACAGCATTAAGAAAGCAGCAGCGTGGATCAAAGCTGAAGTCCAGTCAGAAG gtCTCTGGGGACTTGTTAATAATGCTGGAATTATGGGGCCAACTGCTCCTACAGACTGGTTGGATATTGAGCATTTCAGAGAGCCAATTGAAGTTAATTTAATTGGGCTCATAAATGTGACAATAAATATGCTTCCCTTGATAAAACAAGCAAAGGGAAGAATAGTAAATGTATCCAGTATTGGAGGTCGAATAGCTTTCTGTGGAGGAGGCTACTGCCCTTCAAAGTTTGGGGTAGAAGGATTTAATGACAGCTTAAG GAGAGACATGAAAGCTTTTGGAGTTAAAGTTTCCTGCATTCAACCTGGGCTGTTCAAAACACCGCTAACTGATCTAACGAAGattctgaaagagaaggaggTTATTTGGAATCAGCTTCCCCACGACACTAAAAAGCAATATGGAGAGGAGTATTTTCAGAAAG ATgtggcaaagaaagaaaagctctccAAGGCCTGTCTTAACACAGACATTTCACTCGTTGTTGAGTGCATGGAGCATGCCCTAACAAGCGTCCATCCATGGGCCCATTATGTAGTTGGCCAGGATGCTAAGTGGTTCTGGACTCCTCTTTCAAGAATGCCAACAGATGTGCAAGACTTCTTActtctgagaaacagagaaaagccTGCGGTTTCCCATAGAAAGTAA